The stretch of DNA GCAATAAATGTCTCCATAAGCCCCATCTGACTGAATTGCACCTAATCTACCCTCATAGTTTACCAGAGCTGGATTACCATACAGGGCCATGCCCCTCGCTTTCTTAACAAATCTAAACGTTTCAGagctaacatcaaagcaaactataGTAGAAACCCCTGAACCTAGACCGACCATAGCTTGATAATACAAACAACCATCAATGCATATCCCATCGTGTGCAGGATGATGGGGTGTACAACAATCAACCATTCTCCAAGAAAGTGTTTGAGTAGCTAACGTCAGAACCTGATACTCATCACAATTCTTCTCGCCGTTACCATAACATGGCCAGGTCATGGACAATAACTTGAATAGTTTACCAATGggatcataaacaaaaaaggttcTCACACTAACCCTCCTCGTCTTCACTTTAGGTAAAGGTAAGGCTTGTCCAGTGCTGGGGTTGCATATCATTGGTACAGTTTCCTTCCTTCCCTTTAAGACCCGCTGATGTGTAAGACAGACCAAACCGCGGACATGACCACAGATTTGAGAGGTATCAAAACCTTCAAAGGGAACTTTCATCTGATAACTAGGAGACACAACAAGAGACGAGTTCTCATCTAGGTTTTGTAACTGCGGTGCTGTGAAGAAGAACAACTCACCTTTTTTCTCGCAGCAAGATAGTAGTTGCGGACGAGTTGAAGATCTGGTCAAGAACATCTCCGTGAACTCTCGACGGACAAGTACCGAGTACCAGAGTTTCGTTACGCAGCGACATCTCGCTATAGTTTTCGTCGACAGTTTCAAGAGTATTTCGAAAATGATATCAGTTGGGATCGGCTCTGAGTTTGCTCTTCCTTTTGGAGATTGTGTATTGCGACGGGAAATGGTTAGAGCTTCCTCAGAGTCGTCGTGCTGCCGCTGTGTTTTCATGGCGGAGAGTAGAACACTGCCTTCAACCCTAGTCGTCCCGTagttagttttagtttttaccaAAAGCACTCAAGTGAGGAATTTGATGAGATCAGAAAAGATCGTAACTGAATTCGAGAAATGTAAgttttattatacttttttgtagtgcttatataaatttacaatgtAGCCCATAACAAATGGGCCTTATGTTTTTAACAGGCCCTAAACCCAGTCACGTGCGAATCATACGCGCGTGGATGATGCGTTTCTTCTCCGTGAACACTCTCTTTTAGCCGATAGAAGAAGAGTTTTGCAGAGAGTAGCGAGCGTCGATGAAGGTCGTCCAACGGTCAACCTTTTTCGCTGTGATTGCAAAATCAAACCTTCATCACTTTCACTCGTCTTCTCAGGTCATCCTCTCTGTTCTCTGCGTcttcacaaaatcaaataaaaattaaaaatctgaaCTTTTTTCAAATTGCGTTTTGGGGATAATGTTTTCACTGTGTGTTAATTCGATTTTCAGAGAATACCCATTTCTTCTGAGCACGAGTCACGAGAGTTTGTGTCGAGATTACTCGATAGAAAATGGGGGTTACAGAGTCCTGCATCTCCAATTCAGGAGATAAGTGTTTCTTCTGATAAAGGAATCGAAAAATTCTATTTTTCCAACAACACTCGTCCACATCTCGGAGATGAGATGTTAAAGAGAAAGCAAGATTCGTCTTTTTACATTCTGAGAGATGATCTTTTACATCCTCTTGTGAATGGTAACAAAGCTAGGAAGCTTGATGCTTTGTTACCACTTCTTGAAGATTATAAAGTCACTGATGTGGTGAGAAATGTGATCTCTTTCAACATCTCTCACTTAATTgggcttttttttgttgtaaagcTTAGAACTTTTTTGTTGTGTATTAGGTTACATGTGGAGGTTGTCAAAGTGCACATACAGCTGCAGTTGGTAAATATTTTGGAATCTTGTAGAGAACTGAAATCGAATTAGTTTTTTATTGTAATTGGAAATCAGGTGTTTGTATCTTGCAGCTGTTTCATGTGCCGAGAGAGGTCTAAGATCACATTTGCTACTCCGTGGAGAACAGCCCGAGGTTTTGACTGGTTATAATCTTGTTTCAACTATGTATGGGAATGTTCAGTATGTTCCAAGATCGAGGTATGCCAATAGAGAGGAAATGCTGAGAACTTACGCGGATCTGGTTGCTGGGGATGATGGTTCTGTCTTATGGGTTAAAGACATTGTTGAGGGACTTGAGGCTACGGATGTTGCAAAAATGGATGATCTGTCGAGTTCCAAAACTTCTCGTAGAAAGGTTTTGATCGTCAATGAAGGCGCTGGAGATGCTCTTGCATTACTTGGTAAAGATCGATTTTAGATATGGTTTTAGGTAGTGGACCAAATTATTGTGGAAGAACTGACCAAGATTATCGTTTAACAAGGGGCTTTGTCACAACGCAGGTATGTTTCGGTTAGTGCAGTACTTGTCACAAGATCATTTACTCGGAAAGACAAAGCCGGTCAGATTTGTAGTTGATGCTGGTACTGGAACAACTACTGTGGGCTTAGGAGTTGCAGCTATGTGTTTAGGGTTAGGCTTTGTTCACAAGATTTATCGATACACTTTGTGTCTGTATGTTTCTCGTGTACCTAAGCTTTTAGCATCTTGATTACTATCCCACTTAAAAATTCTTCTCAGGCTTCCATGGGAGATCAATGCTGTGATGCTAGCTGATACACTCGAAAATTACAAAAGACATGAAGATCGCTTGATAGCAGAATTTACGAGGCAGTTTCCTGCATCGGTCTTCTGCAGCAGCTTggatatgaatcatatgatcaAATGGGTAGATCGTCAACATCCGAGAAAGTATGCATGCAACTTCTTCCTTTCACACCAAGTTTGAAGCTTGATAAAGTGGTTTGATGGGTACTTCTTAGATCAGTTATCAATCTCCTTTTGTTCTTGCAGATTTGGGAAAGTCTTGGAAGGAGAAGTGGAGATGTGTCAGAAAATTGCACAGGAGACGGGAGTTTTAGTGGATCCGATGTATACTTTAGCTGCTTGGGAGATAGCAGCAGAGCTTGTGCAGGATGAGAAATCGAGCATTGTAGTGATGCTTCACACTGGAGGCACTCTAGGGATGTTTGGTCTTGCTCAAAGATACAAATCTTGCTTCACTAACTTGAAAGATTAGGATACAAAAGATTAGGATACAATTTCCAAGACTTGAGCAGTCGATGTAATTGTATAACTCCAGTTGTTTTGCTTTGGGTTCAGTTTTAGCAAACCTCATAgaatttctaattaaaaaatttagttcaaTGTTTAAATATCTTATAATGAATAATAGAAGTTTTAAGCAAaatgatttacaaataaattgttgacaaaaatgcTAGCAAATATAACATATACACATAACATTATAACAAtgatactaggatttaacccgcggtacactggaggataatattttaattttaaaaattttaaatttatattgtatttatttgttattttattgttgttttattaattttaaaactataaaattttataggtatttgatataagtattcaaagtataggatttttgtagtgttttcaaggttttaatccgtgtggtatatgtatagtctagtaatacatttatctcctagtacacatctaaaagtgtttaaaaaaaaaacaattccacttaactccctatattggattaatgccaacccgtctcaccaaaatcaaaataagtttttgtgtaaaaaaaataatcaaaataagttttttaatcaagtttaattatgttaattgttttaccaaattagcatatttttatagtttataattttccatgtcaatatatatagtttatgataattaatagaattttttttttgataattcctcaaaaaataaaaaaataaaccaaattatatgggggggtttttcaaaatatttaatgtgacattttataattggattttcggtttaggaaaattattaatgttaatattattatggagattgtaaattttattatggaaaatctgttgtatatcatttaaatttgagagattctagcatctataaaaatagttttggagatttaataggttaaaaactttaatgggtagagttgttttt from Camelina sativa cultivar DH55 chromosome 9, Cs, whole genome shotgun sequence encodes:
- the LOC104714991 gene encoding putative F-box protein At2g19630, with the protein product MKTQRQHDDSEEALTISRRNTQSPKGRANSEPIPTDIIFEILLKLSTKTIARCRCVTKLWYSVLVRREFTEMFLTRSSTRPQLLSCCEKKGELFFFTAPQLQNLDENSSLVVSPSYQMKVPFEGFDTSQICGHVRGLVCLTHQRVLKGRKETVPMICNPSTGQALPLPKVKTRRVSVRTFFVYDPIGKLFKLLSMTWPCYGNGEKNCDEYQVLTLATQTLSWRMVDCCTPHHPAHDGICIDGCLYYQAMVGLGSGVSTIVCFDVSSETFRFVKKARGMALYGNPALVNYEGRLGAIQSDGAYGDIYCHTRSLELWVLVDAEKHEWSKLVYALPPMWKNVVGLSVLYIVGRTSTNDIVLSQRYTSDVLYYNSERNTIIRVKLQGMDVFNHLSRVHTFLNHVEDVKLMQL
- the LOC104710402 gene encoding D-cysteine desulfhydrase 2, mitochondrial isoform X2 — its product is MWRLSKCTYSCSWCLYLAAVSCAERGLRSHLLLRGEQPEVLTGYNLVSTMYGNVQYVPRSRYANREEMLRTYADLVAGDDGSVLWVKDIVEGLEATDVAKMDDLSSSKTSRRKVLIVNEGAGDALALLGMFRLVQYLSQDHLLGKTKPVRFVVDAGTGTTTVGLGVAAMCLGLPWEINAVMLADTLENYKRHEDRLIAEFTRQFPASVFCSSLDMNHMIKWVDRQHPRKFGKVLEGEVEMCQKIAQETGVLVDPMYTLAAWEIAAELVQDEKSSIVVMLHTGGTLGMFGLAQRYKSCFTNLKD
- the LOC104710402 gene encoding D-cysteine desulfhydrase 2, mitochondrial isoform X1, whose protein sequence is MKVVQRSTFFAVIAKSNLHHFHSSSQRIPISSEHESREFVSRLLDRKWGLQSPASPIQEISVSSDKGIEKFYFSNNTRPHLGDEMLKRKQDSSFYILRDDLLHPLVNGNKARKLDALLPLLEDYKVTDVVTCGGCQSAHTAAVAVSCAERGLRSHLLLRGEQPEVLTGYNLVSTMYGNVQYVPRSRYANREEMLRTYADLVAGDDGSVLWVKDIVEGLEATDVAKMDDLSSSKTSRRKVLIVNEGAGDALALLGMFRLVQYLSQDHLLGKTKPVRFVVDAGTGTTTVGLGVAAMCLGLPWEINAVMLADTLENYKRHEDRLIAEFTRQFPASVFCSSLDMNHMIKWVDRQHPRKFGKVLEGEVEMCQKIAQETGVLVDPMYTLAAWEIAAELVQDEKSSIVVMLHTGGTLGMFGLAQRYKSCFTNLKD